The proteins below come from a single Biomphalaria glabrata chromosome 10, xgBioGlab47.1, whole genome shotgun sequence genomic window:
- the LOC129928750 gene encoding uncharacterized protein YagA-like, with amino-acid sequence MDFKGPLPSNSRNKYLLTMIDEFSRFPFAFACPDMSSATVVKCLNELFALFGLPSYVHTDRGTSFMSAEVQKYLNERGVATSRTTAYNPRGNGQIEKLNSTLWKAITLALHS; translated from the coding sequence ATGGACTTTAAGGGACCTCTCCCTTCCAACTCACGCAATAAATATCTGCTTACCATGATCGACGAATTCTCTAGGTTTCCTTTTGCCTTTGCATGCCCAGATATGTCATCTGCTACTGTTGTTAAATGCCTAAATGAGTTGTTCGCCTTATTCGGGCTACCCTCCTATGTCCATACCGACAGAGGTACTTCCTTTATGTCTGCTGAAGTACAGAAGTACCTTAACGAAAGAGGAGTTGCTACGAGCAGGACCACGGCTTACAATCCTAGAGGAAATGGTCAAATAGAGAAACTGAACAGTACCCTTTGGAAAGCTATAACCTTAGCTTTACACTCCTAA